Proteins encoded in a region of the Burkholderia ubonensis subsp. mesacidophila genome:
- a CDS encoding branched-chain amino acid ABC transporter substrate-binding protein, whose translation MHVKLAYAVSVAAAVAMLAACSKKSDDGAGKEAAASAAPPASDVRVVKIGHAAPLTGSIAHLGKDNENGARLAIEEINAHGLTIDAHPVRLELVAEDDAADPKTGTQVAQKLVDDRVVAVVGHLNSGVSIPASKIYSDAGIVQISPSSTNPDYTKQGFKTTYRVVATDAQQGPALANYALHALHAKRFAVVDDATAYGKGLADEFEKTVKAAGAQIVAREATNDRATDFKAILTKIKRDHPDVIMYGGMDATGGPFAKQAMALGIGAKILAGDGVCTDKVAELAGNAVQNLICSEAGLALSRMEKGADFEKKYEDRFHTPVQIYAPFTYDAVYVIVDAMKRANSIEASKVLAAMPSTDYRGVIGHIAFAPNGDLKEGAITLYDFKEAKKTVLDVVTM comes from the coding sequence ATGCATGTGAAGTTGGCTTACGCCGTGTCCGTCGCCGCTGCGGTTGCAATGCTCGCCGCCTGCAGCAAAAAGAGCGACGACGGGGCGGGCAAGGAGGCTGCGGCGTCCGCGGCACCGCCGGCCAGCGACGTGCGCGTCGTCAAGATCGGTCATGCCGCCCCGTTGACGGGCAGCATCGCGCATCTCGGCAAGGACAATGAAAACGGGGCACGTTTGGCGATCGAGGAAATCAATGCGCATGGCCTGACGATCGACGCGCACCCGGTGCGGCTGGAACTGGTCGCCGAGGACGACGCGGCCGATCCGAAGACGGGCACGCAAGTTGCACAGAAGTTGGTCGACGACCGGGTCGTGGCCGTGGTGGGACACCTCAATTCGGGGGTGTCGATCCCGGCGTCGAAAATTTACAGCGACGCGGGCATCGTGCAGATTTCACCGTCCTCGACCAACCCCGACTATACGAAGCAGGGGTTCAAGACCACCTACCGCGTCGTGGCGACGGACGCGCAGCAAGGCCCTGCGCTCGCCAACTACGCGCTGCATGCGCTCCACGCGAAGCGCTTCGCGGTCGTCGACGACGCGACCGCCTACGGCAAGGGGCTTGCCGACGAATTCGAGAAGACCGTCAAGGCGGCGGGCGCGCAGATCGTCGCGCGCGAAGCGACCAACGACCGCGCGACGGACTTCAAGGCGATCCTGACGAAGATCAAGCGTGACCATCCGGACGTCATCATGTACGGCGGGATGGACGCGACGGGCGGCCCGTTTGCGAAGCAGGCGATGGCGCTCGGTATCGGAGCAAAAATCCTTGCCGGCGACGGCGTGTGTACCGACAAGGTGGCCGAGCTCGCGGGCAACGCGGTGCAGAACCTGATCTGTTCGGAGGCGGGGCTCGCCCTGTCGCGGATGGAGAAAGGAGCGGACTTCGAGAAGAAGTATGAAGACCGTTTCCACACGCCGGTGCAGATCTACGCGCCGTTCACGTATGACGCGGTCTACGTGATCGTCGATGCAATGAAGCGCGCCAACTCGATCGAGGCGTCCAAGGTGCTGGCTGCGATGCCGTCGACCGACTACCGCGGGGTGATCGGTCACATCGCATTCGCCCCGAACGGCGATCTGAAAGAGGGGGCGATTACGCTCTACGACTTCAAGGAGGCAAAGAAAACCGTCCTCGATGTCGTGACGATGTAG
- the ispH gene encoding 4-hydroxy-3-methylbut-2-enyl diphosphate reductase → MSTTDTLSGQTVAADAEILLAQPRGFCAGVDRAIEIVERAIAMYGAPIYVRHEIVHNKYVVEDLKKKGAIFVEELEEVPSGNTVIFSAHGVSKAVRDEAGVRGLRVYDATCPLVTKVHVEVAKMRQDGVDIVMIGHKGHPEVEGTMGQVERGMHLVESVEDVQKLELADPERIALVTQTTLSVDDAAEIIAALKAKYPKIREPKKQDICYATQNRQDAVKFMAPQCDVVIVVGSPNSSNSSRLREVAEKRGVAAYMVDAPDQIDPAWVAGKRRIGVTAGASAPEVLAQAVIARLRELGVRNVRALDGIEESVSFPLPRGLNLPPAA, encoded by the coding sequence ATGAGCACCACCGATACGCTGTCCGGACAGACCGTCGCCGCCGACGCCGAAATCCTGCTGGCCCAGCCGCGCGGCTTCTGCGCGGGGGTCGATCGCGCGATCGAGATCGTCGAGCGCGCGATCGCGATGTACGGCGCGCCGATCTACGTGCGCCACGAGATCGTCCACAACAAGTACGTGGTCGAGGACCTGAAGAAGAAGGGCGCGATTTTCGTCGAGGAACTCGAGGAAGTGCCGTCTGGCAACACCGTGATCTTCAGCGCGCACGGCGTATCGAAGGCGGTGCGCGACGAAGCCGGCGTGCGCGGGCTGCGCGTCTACGACGCGACGTGCCCGCTCGTCACGAAGGTGCACGTCGAAGTGGCGAAGATGCGCCAGGATGGCGTCGACATCGTGATGATCGGGCACAAGGGGCACCCGGAGGTCGAGGGCACGATGGGCCAGGTCGAGCGCGGCATGCACCTCGTCGAGAGCGTCGAGGACGTGCAGAAGCTCGAGCTCGCCGATCCGGAGCGCATCGCGCTCGTCACGCAGACGACGCTGTCCGTCGACGACGCGGCCGAGATCATCGCCGCGCTGAAGGCGAAATACCCGAAGATCCGCGAGCCGAAGAAGCAGGACATCTGCTATGCAACGCAGAACCGCCAGGACGCGGTGAAGTTCATGGCGCCGCAGTGCGACGTCGTGATCGTCGTCGGCAGCCCGAACAGCTCGAACTCGAGCCGGCTGCGCGAAGTGGCCGAGAAGCGCGGCGTCGCGGCATACATGGTGGATGCGCCCGACCAGATCGATCCGGCGTGGGTCGCCGGCAAGCGCCGCATCGGCGTGACGGCCGGCGCGTCGGCGCCCGAAGTGCTCGCCCAGGCGGTGATCGCGCGCCTGCGCGAACTCGGCGTGCGCAACGTCCGCGCGCTCGACGGGATCGAGGAGAGCGTGTCGTTCCCGCTGCCGCGCGGCCTGAACCTGCCGCCCGCAGCCTGA
- a CDS encoding FKBP-type peptidyl-prolyl cis-trans isomerase — translation MSLIDLSEVKPGSHVTLHYRLALADGADIVNTFSDKPATLLLGAGQLAPSLEQILVGLRVGDHSTYQLAPEQAFGPRNPDMLQRVTLKTLRENGMIGEDFTPGDLIEFNAPDGGRYAGVLKEVGETSALFDFNHPLAGQALTFEVKIIGIL, via the coding sequence ATGAGCCTCATCGATCTTTCCGAAGTGAAGCCCGGTTCGCACGTCACGCTGCACTACCGGCTGGCACTGGCCGACGGCGCCGACATCGTCAACACCTTTTCCGACAAGCCCGCGACGCTGCTGCTCGGCGCAGGGCAGCTGGCGCCTTCGCTGGAACAGATTCTCGTCGGGCTCCGGGTGGGCGACCATTCGACTTATCAGCTAGCGCCCGAGCAGGCATTCGGGCCCCGAAATCCGGACATGCTCCAGCGCGTGACGCTCAAGACGCTGCGCGAGAACGGGATGATCGGCGAGGACTTCACGCCGGGCGACCTGATCGAATTCAACGCGCCGGACGGCGGTCGATATGCAGGGGTGCTGAAGGAAGTCGGCGAAACCTCGGCGCTGTTCGACTTCAATCATCCGCTCGCGGGCCAAGCGCTCACGTTTGAAGTGAAAATCATCGGGATCCTGTAA
- the radC gene encoding RadC family protein, with the protein MPQQLSPFRECRDADADTPRAAGRRKRARRPDLPRERLLERGPAALSDDELIVLLLGTGVPGHNVFDSARALLEHFGKSLRGLLDATPADFRGHPGIGEARIARLSAVAELARRALAEKAREQLLIDSPGAVEDYLRLVIGTRPYEVFMTLYLDARHSLVDSEESARGSLTRMAVYPREIVRRALSVNAAALVVAHNHPSGAVQPSAEDRRLTRVLRDALALFDVRLLDHVVVGATETFSFARAGLL; encoded by the coding sequence ATGCCGCAACAATTGTCGCCCTTCCGCGAATGCCGCGACGCCGACGCCGACACGCCGCGCGCGGCCGGGCGGCGCAAGCGCGCGCGACGGCCCGACCTGCCGCGCGAGCGGCTGCTCGAGCGCGGGCCGGCCGCGCTGTCCGACGACGAGCTGATCGTGCTGCTGCTCGGCACCGGCGTGCCCGGCCACAACGTATTCGACAGCGCGCGTGCGCTGCTCGAACACTTCGGCAAGTCGCTGCGCGGGCTGCTCGACGCGACCCCGGCCGATTTCCGCGGCCACCCGGGCATCGGCGAAGCCCGCATCGCCCGGCTGTCCGCGGTCGCCGAGCTCGCGCGGCGCGCGCTCGCGGAGAAGGCGCGCGAGCAGTTGCTGATCGATTCGCCCGGCGCGGTCGAGGACTACCTGCGGCTCGTGATCGGCACGCGCCCGTACGAAGTGTTCATGACCCTGTACCTCGACGCGCGCCACAGCCTCGTCGACAGCGAGGAAAGCGCGCGCGGCTCGCTGACGCGGATGGCCGTCTACCCGCGCGAGATCGTGCGCCGCGCGCTGTCGGTGAACGCCGCCGCGCTGGTCGTCGCGCACAACCACCCGTCCGGCGCGGTGCAGCCGAGCGCGGAGGACCGGCGCCTGACCCGCGTGCTGCGCGACGCGCTCGCCCTGTTCGACGTGCGGCTGCTGGATCACGTCGTCGTCGGCGCGACCGAAACGTTCTCGTTCGCGCGCGCCGGCTTGCTATAA
- the rpmB gene encoding 50S ribosomal protein L28, protein MARVCQVTGKAPMSGNNVSHANNKTKRRFLPNLQNRRFWVESENRWVRLRVSNAGLRLIDKNGIDSVLADLRARGEV, encoded by the coding sequence ATGGCACGCGTATGCCAAGTAACTGGGAAAGCGCCGATGAGCGGCAACAACGTTTCCCACGCAAACAACAAGACGAAGCGTCGCTTCCTGCCGAACCTGCAAAACCGCCGGTTCTGGGTGGAGAGCGAAAACCGCTGGGTGCGCCTGCGCGTCTCGAACGCCGGCCTGCGCCTGATCGACAAGAACGGCATCGATTCCGTGCTCGCTGACCTGCGCGCACGCGGCGAAGTCTAA
- the nadC gene encoding carboxylating nicotinate-nucleotide diphosphorylase: MTTSAVSPLFETIRAQYGAAFDDALARNVADAIAEDVGAGDQTGRLVPAGERRRARIIVREEAVLCGVPWFDAVMHRIDPTIDVRWQYREGDRMKADSTVCELEGPARALLTAERNGLNFLQLLSGVATATRRYVDRVEGTRAQILDTRKTLPGLRLAQKYAVRVGGGANQRLALYDGILIKENHIAAAGGVGEALDAAFALNAGVPVQVEVETLAQLDTALAHGAQSVLLDNFTLDMMREAVRVAAAKAVLEVSGGVNFDTVRMFAETGVDRISIGALTKDVRATDYSMRIVD, encoded by the coding sequence ATGACGACCAGCGCCGTTTCCCCGCTTTTCGAAACGATCCGCGCGCAGTACGGCGCCGCGTTCGACGACGCGCTCGCGCGCAACGTCGCCGATGCGATTGCCGAGGACGTCGGCGCGGGCGACCAGACCGGGCGGCTCGTGCCGGCCGGCGAGCGCCGCCGTGCGCGCATCATCGTGCGCGAAGAGGCCGTGCTGTGCGGCGTGCCCTGGTTCGACGCGGTGATGCACCGCATCGATCCGACGATCGACGTGCGCTGGCAGTATCGCGAAGGCGACCGGATGAAGGCCGATTCGACGGTCTGCGAACTCGAAGGCCCGGCGCGCGCGCTGCTGACCGCCGAGCGCAACGGGCTGAACTTCCTGCAATTGCTGTCCGGCGTCGCGACGGCGACGCGCCGCTACGTCGACCGGGTCGAGGGCACGCGCGCGCAGATCCTCGATACGCGCAAGACGCTGCCGGGCCTGCGGCTCGCGCAGAAGTACGCGGTGCGGGTCGGCGGCGGCGCGAACCAGCGGCTCGCGCTGTACGACGGGATCCTGATCAAGGAGAACCACATTGCGGCCGCAGGCGGGGTCGGCGAAGCGCTCGACGCGGCGTTCGCGCTGAACGCGGGCGTGCCGGTGCAGGTCGAGGTCGAGACGCTCGCGCAGCTCGACACGGCGCTCGCGCACGGCGCGCAGTCGGTGCTGCTCGACAACTTCACACTCGACATGATGCGCGAGGCGGTGCGCGTGGCTGCGGCCAAGGCCGTGCTCGAAGTGTCGGGCGGCGTCAATTTCGATACGGTGCGCATGTTCGCCGAGACCGGCGTCGATCGCATCTCGATCGGCGCGCTGACGAAGGACGTGCGCGCGACCGATTATTCGATGCGCATCGTCGACTGA
- the rpmG gene encoding 50S ribosomal protein L33 encodes MAKGARDKIKLESTAGTGHFYTTTKNKRNMPEKMAIKKFDPVVRKHVEYKETKIK; translated from the coding sequence ATGGCAAAAGGCGCACGCGACAAGATCAAGCTCGAGTCGACCGCTGGTACGGGTCATTTCTACACGACCACGAAGAACAAGCGCAACATGCCGGAAAAGATGGCGATCAAGAAGTTCGATCCCGTCGTCCGCAAGCATGTGGAATACAAAGAAACCAAGATCAAGTAA
- the nadB gene encoding L-aspartate oxidase, producing MKFDVAIVGSGLAGLSVALNLADTRRVALIAKRSMMEGASDNAQGGIAAVLDSADSIENHVDDTLVAGGGLCDESATRYIVEHGREAIEWLISQGVPFTKDDAAELGFHLTREGGHSHRRIIHAADATGHAVLATLSERARRHPNITFLENHHAIDLITSERLGLPGRRCHGLYALDVDSGRTVTIEAPHTVLATGGAGKVYLYTTNPDTATGDGIAMAWRAGCRVANMEFIQFHPTCLFHPYAKSFLISEAVRGEGGLLKLPDGTRFMPAHDPREELAPRDIVARAIDFEIKKRGIDCVYLDISHQPEAFLREHFPTIHARCLEFGIDIAKQPIPVVPAAHYTCGGVVTDLAGRTDLAGLYAVGETSYTGLHGANRLASNSLLECLVIGRAAAGAIETAGFEVDSPGALPAWDESRVSDPDEEVVVAHNWDELRRLMWNYVGIVRTDKRLERAKHRLSLLRDEIHEYYANFRVSRDLLELRNLVDVAMLIVKSAQSRRESRGLHYSRDWPHALPKALPSVLMPKARR from the coding sequence ATGAAATTCGACGTGGCGATCGTCGGCAGCGGCCTGGCAGGCCTGTCGGTCGCGCTCAATCTGGCCGACACGCGGCGGGTCGCGCTGATCGCGAAGCGTTCGATGATGGAAGGCGCGAGCGACAACGCGCAAGGCGGCATCGCCGCCGTGCTCGATTCCGCGGACAGCATCGAGAACCATGTCGACGACACGCTGGTCGCCGGCGGCGGCCTGTGCGACGAGAGCGCGACGCGCTACATCGTCGAGCATGGTCGCGAAGCGATCGAATGGCTGATTTCGCAGGGCGTGCCGTTCACGAAGGACGACGCCGCCGAGCTCGGCTTTCACCTGACCCGCGAAGGCGGCCACAGCCACCGCCGCATCATCCACGCCGCCGACGCGACCGGGCACGCGGTGCTCGCGACGCTGTCCGAGCGCGCGCGCCGCCATCCGAACATCACGTTCCTCGAGAACCACCACGCGATCGACCTGATCACGTCGGAGCGGCTCGGCCTGCCCGGCCGCCGCTGCCACGGCCTGTACGCGCTCGACGTCGACAGCGGCCGCACGGTCACGATCGAGGCGCCGCACACGGTGCTCGCTACCGGCGGCGCCGGCAAGGTCTACCTGTACACGACCAACCCGGACACCGCGACCGGCGACGGCATCGCGATGGCGTGGCGCGCGGGCTGCCGCGTCGCGAACATGGAGTTCATCCAGTTCCACCCGACCTGCCTGTTCCACCCTTACGCGAAGTCGTTCCTGATCTCCGAGGCGGTGCGCGGCGAAGGCGGCCTGCTGAAGCTGCCGGACGGCACGCGCTTCATGCCCGCGCACGACCCGCGCGAGGAACTGGCGCCGCGCGACATCGTCGCGCGCGCGATCGACTTCGAGATCAAGAAGCGCGGGATCGACTGCGTGTACCTCGACATCAGCCACCAGCCGGAAGCGTTCCTGCGCGAACATTTCCCGACGATCCACGCGCGCTGCCTCGAGTTCGGCATCGACATCGCGAAGCAGCCGATTCCGGTCGTGCCGGCCGCGCACTACACGTGCGGCGGCGTCGTCACCGACCTGGCAGGCCGCACCGACCTCGCCGGCCTGTATGCGGTCGGCGAAACGTCGTATACGGGGCTGCACGGCGCTAACCGGCTCGCCAGCAACTCGCTGCTCGAATGCCTCGTGATCGGCCGTGCGGCAGCCGGAGCGATCGAGACGGCCGGCTTCGAGGTCGACTCGCCGGGCGCGCTGCCCGCGTGGGACGAGAGCCGCGTGTCGGATCCCGACGAGGAAGTCGTCGTCGCGCACAACTGGGACGAATTGCGGCGCCTGATGTGGAACTACGTCGGCATCGTGCGCACCGACAAGCGTCTCGAACGCGCGAAGCACCGGCTGTCGCTGTTGCGCGACGAGATCCACGAGTATTACGCGAATTTCCGCGTGAGCCGCGACCTGCTGGAGCTGCGCAACCTCGTCGACGTCGCGATGCTGATCGTCAAGAGCGCCCAGTCGCGACGCGAAAGCCGCGGGCTGCATTACAGCCGCGACTGGCCGCACGCGCTGCCGAAGGCGCTGCCGAGCGTGCTGATGCCGAAGGCGCGCCGATAA